Proteins encoded together in one Oceanivirga salmonicida window:
- the rpsR gene encoding 30S ribosomal protein S18 encodes MKPVTEFKKKKRRPKVKFKLEDIDYKNVDLLKNFMNDKGKISPARVTGLDAKIQRKIAKAIKRARQIALLPYTKIEK; translated from the coding sequence ATGAAACCAGTAACAGAGTTTAAAAAGAAAAAAAGAAGACCAAAAGTTAAATTTAAACTAGAAGATATCGATTACAAAAATGTTGATTTATTAAAAAACTTTATGAATGATAAAGGAAAAATATCACCAGCAAGAGTAACAGGTCTTGACGCAAAAATTCAAAGAAAAATAGCTAAGGCAATAAAAAGAGCTAGACAAATAGCATTATTACCTTATACAAAGATAGAAAAATAA
- a CDS encoding YiiX/YebB-like N1pC/P60 family cysteine hydrolase gives MKKIFIILLFITNFTFAAGFRDVQKWYPITMLPEVKNKLQEGDIIIFKPLNSSLTGRFGHIALIGEDKKIIDFPNPSVGFRETPVDILALGEYRDILVLRYRNSTKKFRKQLMKEAYSYLKKSYSILSFQNIEQNSTYCSLFIHDIYEKINDKDKTVFPASTLFVFPEEFINAGENFYILDLDKLL, from the coding sequence ATGAAAAAAATTTTTATAATTTTATTATTTATTACAAATTTTACTTTTGCCGCAGGATTTAGAGACGTACAAAAATGGTACCCTATAACTATGCTACCAGAAGTTAAAAATAAATTACAAGAAGGTGATATAATAATATTTAAACCTTTAAATTCATCATTAACAGGCCGTTTTGGTCATATTGCACTTATTGGAGAAGATAAAAAAATAATCGATTTTCCTAACCCATCTGTTGGATTTAGAGAAACTCCAGTTGATATTTTAGCACTTGGAGAATATAGAGATATTTTAGTATTAAGATATAGAAATAGTACTAAAAAATTTAGAAAACAACTTATGAAAGAAGCATATTCTTATCTAAAAAAAAGTTACTCTATACTAAGTTTTCAAAATATAGAGCAAAATTCAACATATTGTTCATTATTTATTCATGATATATATGAAAAAATTAATGATAAAGATAAGACAGTATTCCCAGCTAGTACACTTTTTGTATTTCCAGAAGAATTTATAAATGCTGGCGAAAATTTTTATATTTTAGATTTAGATAAATTATTATAA
- the rpsF gene encoding 30S ribosomal protein S6 encodes MTKYEIMFIVSTQLTDEEKKEVVEKVEKTLTRYEAVEITTEILGDKKLAYPINKKENGYYVLTKFTIDGTKLNEVEAKLNITEAILKYMIVRNEK; translated from the coding sequence ATGACTAAATATGAAATTATGTTTATCGTGTCAACTCAATTAACTGATGAAGAAAAAAAAGAAGTTGTTGAAAAAGTTGAAAAAACTTTAACTCGTTATGAAGCAGTTGAAATTACTACTGAAATATTGGGCGATAAAAAATTAGCTTATCCAATTAATAAAAAAGAAAATGGATACTACGTTTTAACTAAATTCACTATTGACGGAACTAAACTAAATGAAGTTGAAGCTAAATTAAATATAACGGAAGCTATATTAAAATACATGATTGTTAGAAACGAAAAGTAA
- a CDS encoding single-stranded DNA-binding protein, translated as MNYVGLMGRLTRDPELKQTSSGKSYCRFSIAVRKEFVKDGVDFINCVAWEKTAENISNFFSKGQRILIQGRINTGTYEVNGEKRTSFDIMVQKFDFIENSANSSSQGQTYTSTNDNNNMEDDTLDDDEFPF; from the coding sequence ATGAATTATGTAGGACTAATGGGTAGATTAACAAGAGACCCGGAATTAAAACAAACATCATCAGGTAAATCTTATTGTAGATTTTCCATAGCAGTTAGAAAAGAATTTGTTAAAGATGGAGTAGATTTCATTAATTGTGTTGCTTGGGAAAAAACTGCTGAAAATATCAGTAACTTTTTTTCAAAAGGACAAAGAATTCTAATTCAAGGTAGAATAAATACAGGAACTTATGAAGTTAATGGAGAAAAAAGAACTTCATTTGATATTATGGTTCAAAAATTTGACTTTATTGAAAACAGTGCAAACTCTTCAAGCCAAGGTCAAACTTATACTTCTACTAATGATAATAATAATATGGAAGATGATACACTAGATGACGATGAATTTCCATTCTAA
- a CDS encoding ATP-dependent helicase, whose protein sequence is MSILNNLNPKQKKAALKIEGASLILAGAGSGKTRTITYKIAYMVKEKGINPNNVLALTFTNKAANEMKERVNSLIGVNSAYMNISTFHSFAVRLLRQYGENIGFNSKFNIYDTDDSQSLIRKIMKKLILRYDLTPKTYLNKISKLKEDEILPNDLSKHINLNMPENKEFYDVYKLYQDELIKNNSMDFSDILYYCKKLLLNDRVLSLVQDKYKYILVDEYQDTNKLQYDIINLISKKYGNICVVGDEDQSIYAFRGADINNILNFEKDYPDALIIKLEQNYRSTPNILGLANSVIVKNTTSLGKKLWTKNPEGKKILFFDAEDAYQEAKYICSTIKNSGKKYNNFAILYRTNFQSRILEQELTRNNIPNMVYGGISFYQRKEIKDLLAYLVLINNPNDTINFERAITNPKRKIGAVTISKIIDYGAKNNLNCVDALICDTSQKVKDFYELMIYLRKFSEVNKVSDLIKEILDKTNYTLSLEKLENYNDKLLNIQELYNAIIEIEKIDENITLDEYLTTVSLSSNIDNLDSSNVVKLMTIHNSKGLEFDTVFLTGFEYGLFPSFKSTFDNNELEEERRLCYVAITRAKKELHITYAKSRMINGVTKYGQVPSDFYSDMDKKFLYMVNKQKNFVENKQEKVRTNIENFNPFKIKTNNSKYNIGDIVNHTIFGKGKIKHIDERALTIEFIVGEKKIALLLADKFLK, encoded by the coding sequence ATGAGCATATTAAATAATTTAAATCCAAAACAAAAAAAGGCTGCACTGAAAATTGAAGGTGCTAGTTTAATATTAGCAGGTGCTGGTAGTGGTAAAACAAGAACAATAACATATAAAATAGCGTATATGGTAAAAGAAAAGGGTATAAATCCTAATAATGTACTAGCTCTTACATTTACTAATAAAGCAGCAAATGAAATGAAAGAAAGAGTAAATTCTTTGATAGGTGTAAATAGTGCTTATATGAATATATCAACATTTCATTCTTTTGCAGTTAGATTGTTAAGACAATACGGGGAAAATATAGGTTTTAATTCTAAATTTAATATCTATGATACTGATGACAGTCAATCGTTGATTAGAAAAATTATGAAAAAATTAATATTAAGATATGATTTAACACCTAAAACTTATTTAAATAAAATTTCTAAATTAAAAGAAGATGAAATTTTACCCAATGATTTATCTAAGCATATTAATTTAAATATGCCAGAAAACAAAGAGTTTTATGATGTATATAAACTTTATCAAGATGAACTTATAAAAAATAATAGTATGGATTTTTCAGACATACTGTACTATTGTAAAAAATTACTTCTTAATGATAGAGTTTTAAGTTTAGTACAAGATAAGTATAAATACATATTAGTAGATGAATATCAAGATACTAATAAATTACAATACGATATAATTAATTTAATATCTAAAAAATACGGTAATATATGTGTAGTTGGAGATGAAGATCAAAGTATATATGCGTTTAGGGGAGCAGATATAAACAATATATTAAACTTTGAAAAAGATTACCCTGATGCACTAATTATAAAATTAGAGCAAAATTATAGATCTACACCTAATATTTTAGGGTTAGCTAATTCAGTTATAGTAAAAAATACTACTTCACTTGGTAAAAAATTATGGACTAAAAATCCTGAAGGTAAAAAAATATTATTTTTTGATGCTGAAGATGCTTATCAAGAAGCAAAATATATATGTAGTACTATAAAGAATTCTGGTAAGAAATATAATAATTTTGCAATACTTTATAGGACAAATTTTCAATCAAGAATACTAGAACAAGAATTAACAAGAAATAATATACCCAATATGGTATATGGCGGAATTTCATTCTATCAAAGAAAAGAAATTAAAGATTTATTAGCATACTTAGTATTAATAAATAATCCTAATGATACAATAAATTTTGAAAGAGCTATTACTAATCCTAAACGAAAAATAGGTGCAGTTACTATAAGCAAAATAATTGATTATGGAGCAAAAAATAATTTAAATTGCGTAGATGCTTTGATTTGTGATACTTCTCAAAAAGTAAAAGATTTTTATGAATTAATGATATATTTAAGAAAGTTTAGTGAAGTTAATAAAGTAAGTGATTTAATAAAAGAAATTTTAGATAAAACTAATTATACACTATCACTTGAAAAATTAGAAAACTATAACGACAAACTTTTAAATATTCAAGAATTATATAATGCTATTATTGAAATAGAAAAAATTGATGAAAATATCACACTAGATGAATACTTAACTACTGTTTCACTATCATCAAATATAGATAATTTAGATTCTAGTAATGTAGTTAAACTTATGACTATACATAATTCTAAGGGATTAGAATTTGATACAGTATTTTTAACAGGGTTTGAATATGGCTTATTTCCTAGTTTTAAATCAACGTTTGATAATAACGAACTAGAGGAAGAAAGAAGACTTTGCTATGTTGCAATTACTCGTGCAAAAAAAGAATTGCACATTACTTATGCTAAAAGTAGAATGATAAATGGTGTAACTAAATACGGGCAAGTTCCATCTGATTTTTATTCTGATATGGACAAGAAATTTTTATATATGGTTAATAAACAAAAAAACTTTGTTGAAAATAAACAAGAAAAAGTTAGAACTAATATTGAAAACTTTAATCCTTTCAAAATAAAAACAAACAATAGTAAATATAATATAGGTGATATAGTAAATCACACTATATTTGGAAAAGGTAAAATAAAACATATTGATGAAAGAGCTTTAACAATAGAATTTATAGTCGGTGAGAAAAAGATTGCTCTTTTATTAGCAGACAAATTTTTAAAATAG